AAACTCAATTAATTCTAAGATAATTAGGATTCATCTTTTGACACGATAACCAGTTGAACTAAAATAAATATCCTACTAGAACTAGGACATGTAATGACCCTCaacaatttatttatatttggacCAGATAGCCAATGCCCTTTATTCAAAATTCCAATATCTGATGATGTCTGCAGAACATGTATGCTGGCAATGCTGCATTAAAAGCAAGTGGCGTCCTCTCTGTAGCTGTTCCAGGGGAACTTGCAGGTCTCCATGAAGCCTGGAAGCAACATGGCAAGCTTCCATGGAAGAGGGTTGTAAAACCAGCTGCACGTATTGCTCGTAGAGGCTTCAGAATATCTCCTTATCTATATATgcagatggaaagaacaaattCAGGCATTTTTGCAGATAAAGGGCTGCATGACTTGTTTACATCAAATGGAAGCCTCCTGCAGCCAGGTGATACTTGCCATAATAAAAGGCTTGCACATACATTGGAAGTTATCGCAAGCCTTGGACCACAAGCATTTTATAATGGCTCAGTTGGAATTAACTTACTTAGAGATATTCGGAACTCTGGAGGCATATTAACAATGAAAGacttgcagaaatatcaattaaAGGTGAGGGAACCAATCTCTGCAGATTTATGGGGCTAAAGATTTTGGGCATGCCACccccatcatctggtggtccaGGAATGACACTCGTAAGTTTTTTCTTAAATCATTCTTATTACATATTGTTTTTTACTGAGTCCCAAAcaataaattatttttgctttatgtGATGAACATAAGTTGCAGTTCTCTCCATTTCGTGCCATTTAAAATCCTCTAGTTTTATAATCCTTGTTCTGATTTCATATGGGAATATTTTTCTACAATTCAAACTGGCATGTATGTATAGGGGATAAAATAGGCATAGTTATCTGGCCTCACGTAGAATGATTCAGATTTGATGAATTGCAGTAAGCATAGTCTAAACAAGTGACCCATCACATGATAATAATGTTTCCCTTGCATTAGTTCTGTCAGAAATCATAAATGGCTGTTTTGGACTTCTGAAATAACTATTATTGTTCATTTGGCAAACAAACCTCTAAAAATGACTGATCACGCAATAACTACGTTGTCTTCTCTTTAGTGCTGTTTTTGTAAATGGCTGCTTTGAACTACCAAAAACACTAATATTATTTATTGGGATTGCATTTTATTTCCGGAATTAGATGGCCTAGCTCCTTTTGCCCCTTCCATTCCATAAACAGGGAACCAAAGCAGGATAATAGAGCATTTTCATGAAGCTCGAGCATTGCATTTTGATTCGATAATATGCTTTCTTAGCTGACCAACCTCGACTATCATTGTTAATAGAGTTACAACCTATGGCCAAGCATCTTATATCTTTTGGTCCTGATCGTTGTTGtagtgttttttttaatttctgatATTCTTGTAAAATATTGAAGCAAGGttgccgtctcggtaccggacctcGTATTGGTGCCACACTAGTACAGTGTCGATACGGTATAGTATGAAGCTTTTTTGGCGTACCGATGTCGATACACACTCATACCGGATACTGGTATAGTACGGTATCCCCATATTGCCCGTTTGAGTTGGTACGACGTAACTTTGTATTGAAGTGCATGTTATATGTTGTCATTGAAGACCTTAATTTTCCCTTCCTAGGTTGTTGCATATGCATGCAGAAATTAAGTAAATTTTGTTGATATATATGCCTAACTTTATTTATGCTGCGAGGAGGAATAATTGCTAATATTTTTGTCTGGTATGATAAAACCAATGTTAACATATTTATAGTAGTTTTTCTGGCATAGGATTGCATGTCAAAACTCATTTTAGcttcaaataaaaatatataatgaaaaaataaaaattcctgAATAGCTTGAGGTATTATCTAAACAAGTAGGGGGAAGTCTCAATGGTTGCAGTTGGGTGAAATTGTCTGAAAGTAGAAATAGCTTTTGGGTTTTTTTATGGGTAGTCTTTGATATTTGATCTAACATATTTACAATAATATGGGGGAAAAGAGAGTCTTTGGCATACCCGTGCCCCTTTTCCAACCCAAACCCAAAACATCCTCTTTTCTTATAAAGGGCATCTAggacctttttttttcaaaaaaaaatgtaatgaaTGGATTATCGCAAATGACAATTATAACCTTATTTATTCTAGTATTAAAACACAAACTCTAGCTATGATCTACTCTCAGCTCATATTCTTTATGATTATAAAACAGTAGGATGGATTAAGGTTATGATCATGATTTAACATTATGAGATTATTGGAGTTCGATACCAGTTGAATGGCAGGGACTATTTTGTCATGTTCATAAGGAATTCAGGTCCTGAATGTCTTTATTTAAGAGAAGGCAACTGTGTCAGTGTTGAGTCATGGAAAGCGATATAACATGTCAAAATCCTAAAAATAAATTCctcaatatcattttttttttgcatgtcttAGCATGTGTTCAACACAAATATTCATGTTAGACTGACTTTATAACACATTTCcccttttctcttctctttttttgatGGCACAGATATTAAATATTCTTGCTCAATATGGAATTCCTTCAGGTGTTTCTGGCTCTCTTGGGCTTCATCGGCTTATTGAATCACTGAAACACATGTTTGCCGTAAGAATGAATCTCGGTGATCCTGACTTTGTAAATGTCACAGAAGTTCTCTCTGATATGCTTTCCACCAAGTTTGCAGAAAATTTGAAGAAAACCATTTTTGACAATAGGACTTTTGATCCTAGTTCATTATGGTGGGAGGTAAACAAAGATTTAACCTCCTAATATGGCCTCAATTAAATTAGAACTTACAGATCATAGCTTCCTGCATGCAGTTATAGTTGATCTAATGTAGGAAACTAAAGGTTGAGTTTTACAAACTATGGGATTTACATATTCTAtctattttagtttttttttaacagtGGCAACCACTTGATGTAGGTATCCAGGGAGATTCATTTGGAAGTAATTATTTCCTAGAGACCAATAATTTTATTAATGACCCATTCTGGGAAAAGTAAGGATTCATTGCTAAAACTTGAAACTTCAATCTAATTTCTCTTCCTTGGTGGTCATATTATCTATATGTTTCCAAAGACTAACATCTTGAGTTTGCCAGAACATTATATCTCACAACAACATTTTTAAAATTGTGGTAAGATGAATTCATCCATTTCAATGTACAGGAAAAGGATTCACTTGAAGTGATCCGCTTTGAAGTATCCTGGTCAAATAGTTTTTAGGCATGCAAATCTGTGGCTTGTTGAGATAAACGTAATTTTAATATTAACACTCAAAGTAGTTAACATTATAATTCagaaaataagaagaagaaataatgtTTGCCTATCAATGCTTACTGTCTTGTAATTTAAAAAGGATGTAGTGTAATATTTATTCATTTGGTAGCAGTACCTCATACATGAATTTCAAGAAAGGTGTTAATAGTAAGAACTGACGTGCTCAGGTGGAATATCATCCATGACCATGGAACCAGTCACTTGTGCATTGTTGATAGTGAACGAAATGCCATTTCAATGACCTCTACTGTCAACTCATACTTTGGAGCACGATTTCTCTCACCAAGCACTGGAATAGTGCTTAATAATGAGATGGATGACTTTTCTATCCCTGGTAATGCTTCTGCTAATGTTCCACCACCAGCTCCTGCAAACTTCATCAGCCCATTGAAAAGGCCATTATCCTCTATGGCACCTACAATTGTTCTTAAGGTACTTTCCCCTTTCATTCTAGCAATTATCTTTGATTCATAGTTTAAATTAAACCTGATATTCGAAGACAGCATGCTAATTTTTAGATTGCTTGTACTTGAATACTTGTATGTACCATTCTTGTCCCATTTCATGATGATCCAGCACAGCAAGTCAGTTACTTAGTACCGATGGAGGAAAGTAGGAATCAAAAATCAATGGGGTTATACAAACAGATATGAAAATATGCAATTGAatagtatttttattttaaagaaaGGGCGATAAAATTCTGCTTCTTCATATTATGATTGGAATTTCCAGTTCAAATAGTTTCACAGGAAGAAAGTGAGTTATATGAGACTTGTACCGAACTAGTAAACCTTAATGGCTGTAGTTGTTGAACAAATGAAGAAAATTCTCCCTGAATCACAATAATCTTCCCATATAAGTGCTCTGGATTAAATGCTCATTTTTATTAGTGTCATCCTGATTGCTGCAAGCAACTGCAATTATCAAACTCCTGCTCATTCTCATTTCTTTTGAGCAGCATAGACCCCTAAGATGGTAGAGGCACTTAGGAAAAGGTGAATGAAAGCTGACTAgataaaacaaacaaaaaccaTAAATCAGAGAAGCTGAGAACAAAATGCAAGATTGGTGAAGGGACAAAGGCAAGATTAGGAAATTAGATGCTTAAGAGTCTACATAGAGCGAAATCCAAGAGATGATCCTTGATCCTCTCCAGGTGAATCATGCTATCCTTTGATAATGAGATTTACTTTTCTGATAAAAGCACGGGCTGCAAGTGATTTCTTCCGTAATTGCGACTTCTTAGCAGATTCTTAAGTCAAAAGtagattatttaaaaaaaagaatatcacTGTGCATAATTTTTAGGAGGTAAATAGTTCTAGATTTTGGATAATATTTGCATAATTAAACATGCTATAGCTCAACAATTGTGAGCTAATTATTGCTACTTTGCTATCCTTGTTTTCTACCTTTACAGGATGGACAATTGAAGGCTGTGGTAGGTGCAAGTGGAGGAGCTATGATTATAGCTGGGACTACTGAAGTATTTTTGAATCATTTTGCAAAGAGAATGGATCCATTGTCTTCTGTTATGGCTCCACGAACTTATCATCAGGTTTCATTACAGTCCCCTCACCCCAAAACATACACACAGATACCTTTTTTGC
Above is a window of Phoenix dactylifera cultivar Barhee BC4 unplaced genomic scaffold, palm_55x_up_171113_PBpolish2nd_filt_p 000190F, whole genome shotgun sequence DNA encoding:
- the LOC103715262 gene encoding LOW QUALITY PROTEIN: glutathione hydrolase 1-like (The sequence of the model RefSeq protein was modified relative to this genomic sequence to represent the inferred CDS: inserted 1 base in 1 codon; deleted 1 base in 1 codon), with translation MAGGPSSPDLSLLWITVALLLAAPWLASSWSGHRPEVIISRHGAVATDDGRCSRVGRDILREGGHAVDAAVAAALCLGVVSPASSGLGGGAFMLLRLANGKAQAFDSRETAPLSASQNMYAGNAALKASGVLSVAVPGELAGLHEAWKQHGKLPWKRVVKPAARIARRGFRISPYLYMQMERTNSGIFADKGLHDLFTSNGSLLQPGDTCHNKRLAHTLEVIASLGPQAFYNGSVGINLLRDIRNSGGILTMKDLQKYQLKVREPISADXMGLKILGMPPPSSGGPGMTLILNILAQYGIPSGVSGSLGLHRLIESLKHMFAVRMNLGDPDFVNVTEVLSDMLSTKFAENLKKTIFDNRTFDPSHYGGRWNIIHDHGTSHLCIVDSERNAISMTSTVNSYFGARFLSPSTGIVLNNEMDDFSIPGNASANVPPPAPANFISPLKRPLSSMAPTIVLKDGQLKAVVGASGGAMIIAGTTEVFLNHFAKRMDPLSSVMAPRTYHQLIPNVVQYENWTTVTGDHFELPATTRADLQKKGHVLQGLAGGTICQFVVHSLENSKMHDGVEFGDLTAVSDPRKGGLPAGY